The genomic region CGATGTCGGGAACTCGTTCCAGATGGGACCCGGCTACTTCCCCGTCATGCTGAGCCTGCTGCTGATCGGCATCGGAGTTCTCATCATGGTTCAGTCTCTGGTGGTTACCGTCAAGGGCGAACCGGATGCGCCCGCAAACTGGAAGGCCTACGCGCTGGTCATCTTGGCGCCGGTGTTCTTCGGGCTGGCAATATCTCGCCTCGGACTCGTCCCGACCATGTTCCTGATGATCGTCACGGTCAGCTCTGCCAGCAAATATGCCGATTGGCGTCATTCGATCGCACTCGCACTGTTCATGACGATCTGTTCGGTCGTCTTATTTACACGGCTTCTGTCGCTTCCCGTCAGCTCCTTCGGGCCATGGATCCCCTTCCTCGGAAACTGACCGACAACATCCGCCAGGAGTTCTGTGATGGATATCTTTTCCAATCTCTTGCTGGGCGCTGCGACCGCCTTCCAGCCGATAAATTTAGTCTATGCCTTCATCGGTTGTTTGCTCGGCACGGCCATCGGCGTTCTGCCGGGGCTGGGACCGACTGCGACGATCGCCATGCTGTTGCCAATCACCTTTGGACTGCAGCCGGAGTCGGCATTAATTATGCTCGCCGGCATCTTCTATGGGGCCCAGTATGGCGGCTCGACCACGGCGATCCTGATCAATCTTCCGGGCGAAAGCTCGTCCGTCGTTACCGCGATCGACGGTTACCAGATGGCCCGCCGTGGGCGCGCCGGTGCAGCACTGGCAACGGCGGCACTTGGGTCCTTCTTTGCCGGAAGCGTGGCGACCATACTACTTGCGGTCGCTGCCCCGCCGCTCGCCGCGGTCGCCCTGAACTTCGGTCCCGCCGAATATTTCTCGCTCATGGTCCTCGGCCTTGTGGCATCCGTGGCGCTCGCCAGCGGCTCGCTCCTGAAGGCGTTTGCCATGATCGCCTTCGGCCTGCTGCTTGGTTCGGTCGGCACCGACGTGGAAAGCGGCATGCCGCGATACATCTTCGGCATCCCAGAGCTTTATGACGGTCTCAATTTCGTCGCAGTCAGCATGGGCATATTCGGCATCTGCGAGATCCTCCGCAATCTCGAGAACGAGCATGAGCGTTCGGTCGGAGTAAAGAAGGTGACTGGCCTGATGCTTACCCGCGACGATTTCAGGCGCATCCGCGGTCCAGTCCTGCGCGGCACAGCGCTCGGCTCGTTCCTGGGCGTGCTGCCGGGCGGAGGCGCCATGCTATCCTCCTTCGCCGCCTATGCGCTGGAAAAGCGCATCTCGCCAAACAGGGCCGAATTCGGAAAGGGCGCGATCGAGGCAGTCGCGGCGCCGGAATCTGCCAATAATGCCGGAGCGCAAACCTCGTTCATTCCGATGCTGACACTTGGCATACCCGGTAACCCGGTCATGGCCCTGATGGTCGGCGCGATGATCATCCAGGGCATCACGCCCGGCCCCAACGTCATCTCCGAGGAACCCGATTTGTTCTGGGGCATGATAGTCTCCATGTGGTCGGGAAACCTGATGCTGGTGATCCTCAATTTGCCGTTGATCGGGTTGTGGGTACGAATGCTGACCATTCCCTATCACTTGCTGTTTCCCGCAATCATCGGCTTCTGCTGCATCGGCGCCTACAGCATCAACAACAGCGTTTTCGACGTTTTTATCATGGCGGGCTTCAGCGTCGTCGGCTTTGCGCTCTCCAAGCTGCGCTTCGAGCCTGCACCGCTGTTGCTCGGCTTCATCCTGGGGCCGATGCTGGAGGAGAACCTTCGCCGCGCCATGCTAATCAGCCAGGGCGATCCGACAATCTTCGTGCGCAGCCCGCTCAGCCTTTCGTTGCTGATCGTCGCCGTGATCGTGCTGGGCCTAGTGCTTTCTCCCTCGATCAGCCGCAAGCGCGACGAAGCCTTCACGGAGTGACCCGGTGCGAATTTTACCGAGATAAGGAAGCAGCCGATGACCGAAAATCTACGCACGGCCCTGACAGGCATCTCCGGCATCCTCGTCACACCTTATAATGACGCCGGGGAGATAAATCCCGGTCGACAAAAGCCGATTGTTGACAAGGCGATAGCAGCGGGCGTGCACGTTCTGGTCGCGAACGGCAATACGGGCGAATTCTATGCCCTGACGGTCGAGGAGGCCGAGGCCATGGTACGCGCTTCGGCCGAGCATATCGGCGGACGCGTCCCTCTTCTGGCGGGCGTCGGTCGAGGCGTACGGGATGCGTGCCGGTTGGCGCGAACATCGATTGCAGCTGGGGCCGCAGCCCTGATGATCCACCAGCCGCCGGATCCGTTCTCGTCCCCTCGTGGCCTAGCCGACTATGTGAAAGCCGTAGCCGACGCCGCGGAGGGCTTGCCCGTCGTGCTCTACCTGCGCAACGACGCCATCGGCATCAAAGCCGTAAGGGAACTTTGCAAACTGCCCTCCGTCGTCGGCGTAAAGTGGGCGACGCCGAATCCGCTGAAACTGGCCGAGGCGATCGCCGCCACCGATCCCGACATCATCTGGGTCGGCGGACTGGCCGAAGTCTGGGCTCCAGCCTTCTATGCGGTCGGCGCACGGGGCTTTACGTCTGGGCTGATCAATGTCTGGCCCGAGCGCTCGGTTGCTATCCACGCGGCGCTGGAAGCGGGAGACTACCGCAAGGCCAACGATCTGATCACCGGTATGAGAGCCTTTGAGGAGATTCGCGCCGAGGAACTGAACGGCACCAATGTAACTGGGGTCAAGGCGGCGCTGGCAGCAATCGGTTATGACTGCGGCACCACCCGGCCGCCTTCGGCCTGGCCGCTCACGTCATCCCAGCATGCGGCACTGCAGGCATTCATCACATCAAACGAAATCCGCTTCTGACGAAGCCAATGCGGTCGAAGACCGGCCGGAGACGTCAATGACACCGAAAAAGACCTACGAGCAACTGCGATCCGCCCGCTGGATGGTGCCGGACGATCAGCGTTCCTTCGGCCACCGTTCGAGGACCATGCAGATGGGATACGATCCGGTGGACTGGGAGGGCCGGCCTATCATCGCGATCCTCAACACCTGGTCGGATGCCCAGCCTTGCCACATGCATTTCAAGGACCGCGTGGAATGGGTCAAACGCGGCGTCCTGCAGGCCGGTGGTTTTCCCATGGAGCTGCCGGCGCTGTCGCTTTCGGAAAACTTCGTCAAGCCGACGACCATGCTTTACCGTAACCTGCTGGCGATGGAAACCGAGGAGTTGCTGCGCTCGCATCCTGTTGACGGCGCCGTTTTGATGGGCGGCTGCGACAAAACTACGCCTGCCCTTATCATGGGCGCGCTCAGCATGGGCCTGCCCTTCATCTTCCTGCCGGCCGGACCGATGCTGCGCGGCAATCATGCCGGCAAGTATCTGGGCTCCGGTACAGACGGCTTCAAATACTGGGACGAGCGCCGCGCCGGCACGATCTCAAAAGAAGAGTGGCAGGGCATCGAGGGCGGCATCGCTCGCTCCTACGGTCATTGCATGACCATGGGCACGGCCTCGACAATGACCGCGATCGCTGAAGCCATGGGCCTTTCCCTGCCCGGCGCCTCGTCTATCCCTGCCGCTGATGCCAGCCACCAGCGCATGTCGACCCAATGCGGCCGCCGGGTCGTCGAGATGATCTGGGAAGACCTCACGCCGGATAAGATCGTTACGCCAGCGGCGGTCGAGAATGCAGTGACGGTGGCCATGGCAACGGGGTGCTCCACTAATGCCATCATCCATGTAATCGCCATGGCGCGACGGGCTGGCATTCCGCTTGAACTCGACGATCTCGATCGGATAGGCCGCACCACGCCAGTCATCGCCAACATCAGGCCATCCGGTAGCAATTACCTGATGGAGGACTTCTACTATGCCGGCGGCCTGCGCGCGCTGATGAAGCAGCTTGGTAAAAAGCTCGACAGTTCCGCGATCACGGTTACCGGCAGACCGCTGACCGATGGGCTCGAAGCGGTGAAGGTCTGGAACGAGGATGTGATCCGGCCCCTCGCCAATCCGGTCTATCACGAGGGATCGCTCGCCGTGCTGAAGGGCAATCTTTGCCCTGGTGGCGCCGTGATCAAGCCAGCGGCCTGCGACCCGAAATTCCACCGGCACAAGGGACCGGCGCTGGTGGCCGACAGCTATGCTGAACTGAAGAAGATCATCGACGATCCGGATTATCCGCTGACGCCGGATACGGTGCTGGTGCTGAGAAACGCCGGCCCGCAAGGCGGGCCGGGTATGCCGGAATGGGGCATGATCCCCATGCCGAAGGCACTTTTGAAGCTCGGCCTGCGCGACATGATGCGCATCTCCGATGCCCGCATGTCGGGCACATCTTTCGGGGCATGTGTGTTGCATGCGGCTCCCGAGGCCTATGTCGGTGGACCACTTGCGCTGCTCCGGACCGGCGACATGGTCCAGATGGATATTCCCGCACGCAGTCTGAATATGCTTGTGTCGGACGATGAGCTGGCGGCACGACGCGCCGCCTGGACGCCGCCGGCCCCGCGCTACGGGCGCGGATACGGCCTGATGTTCTCGAAACATATCGAGCAGGCTGACAAGGGCTGCGACTTCGATTTTCTCAAGACGGATTTCGGCCCCAGGGTCGATGAACCGGCGATCAACTGACCAGATCAGGAGCATTCCATGTCCGACTATATATTGTCTGATGCCACACGCGCCAAGCTCATGAAGGTGTCGACGGCCTCCGTGGCAACCGCCCTCTACAAGCGCGGCCTGCGCAATCAGTTCATCCAGAATGTCCATCCCGTCTCCTGGAAGGGTGTCAACATGGTGGGCCAGGCCTTTACGCTGCGCTATATTCCGGCGCGCGAGGACCGCAATGCAATCACTGTCTTCCGCAATGCCGACCATCCACAGCGGGTGGCGGTGGAGACCTGCCCAGCCGGCCATGTGCTGGTGATGGACAGCCGCAAGGACCCGCGGGCAGCGTCCGCCGGCTCCATCCTCGTCACTCGGCTGGCCGTGCGCGGCTGTGCCGGCGTCGTCTCCGACGGCGGCTTTCGCGATGCGGAGGGTATTGGCGAGCTGGACATGCCGGCCTATCACCAGCGACCATCCGCACCGACCAACCTGACGCTACACGAGGCGTTGGACATCAACGTGCCGATCTCCTGCGGAGATGCCCCGGTCTTTCCTGGCGATGTGATGCTTGGAGACGGCGACGGCGTCATGGTGATCCCGGCGCATCTCGCCGACGAGATCGCCGAGGAATGCACCGGAATGGAGAGCTATGAAGACTTTGTACTGGATCAGGTAAGGGCTGGCGAGCCGATTATAGGTCTTTACCCCCGGACCAAGGATGAATATCTGCCTAAGTTCGAGGCATGGCGCAAAGAGAAGGCTCGCTGAGCTCAGGTTCGACAACACGATCCGAGCGGCTACCACGATCGTGGTGAGAACACAGGAGTTGAGAATGGTCTTCAAGTCCCACGGAAGCATCTCATTGGCGGCGATTGAATCAGGATAAAGGAAACTTTCCTGAACGAGCCTGCCGCGACCCTTCCGGAGGTGAATCGCACAAAAAACTGCTTGGCGAACGGGCCGCGCGCGCCCTCGCCAATCGGCATGAACTTGCCGGCTAGTTCCGTGGCGCGGTTGAATTTCTTCGTCGGCTGGGAGCTTGTGGATGCAGGCCAGGAGCAAATCCACTTTGCTTTGGTTTTCGCCCCAAAGATGGAGAGCTGCCGCCGCTAGAAGCTCTTCCGGAAACTGTGAGCCTGATCGGGTTTGTCCTGCTGACTGTAATCGGCGGCGGGGTTGCCGAGCGGTTTTGGAGAAAGGCTTGATCGAGCAGAACCGCTGGGGACAGTCGGTCCCGGGTCCGATCCTGCGGGCGGCGCTTCTCTAATCCGGTGTGTCGAGGTGAAGACGTTCCCGTTGCTGCGAGGAAATGACATTCATCGTCAGCAGTCGACCCAAAACGGTCAGCGAAGGCAGATGCCATGAATGGCTCGATTGGAGCTCTTCGGAGACGTTCGCTCAGGCGATACGCGGGTGAGGTGATTCCACGCCCCTGCCCAGATCTCCGCCATTACCCGGTAGTCTTTTTCGTCACAGACCGCAATTGTATCGGGTGTGCACCAGGATCTGCGAATAGGACGGCTCCACGGTTACGCCCCCGACGTTGTCACGGATCCATTTGGCGGCTGTCGCCAGCTCGCCGCTGAAGTCGTGCGAAATGACATAGTCCATGACCCCGGATTCCAGCAGGTTTCGCGAGTGGTTGGTTAACTCGTGGCCGACGAAGATTGTGTCACGGGCCCTTCCAGCGTGCTCCAGTGCCGCTGCCACGCCGCGATTAGCGCCGGCGACATTGTAGATCGCGGCCGGGTGACCATGTGCCTCGAAATAGCGGGTCAACTGCTCACAAGTGCTCTCCGGCCTGTCGTCAGAAATCACACGTTCCTCGATCTTCAAGTATGGAAAATCGGAACGGAGCACCCTTCGAAACCCCATCTCACGCTCCTGCTGGCAGCGGAACGCCACGCTCATGACGATCAGAATATTGTTACGCTCCTTCGGAAGCGCATTGCCGATCAACAGAGCGGCCACGCTGCCGGCGGCATACTGGTCATTGCCTATGTAGACGCTGCGACGGGAACTCGGCAGATCGGTCGTCAGGCAGACGACGGGAATTTCAATGGACCGCAGCTTGCGTATCGCGCGGTTGATCGCCGGATGCTCGCGAGCGATGACTACGGCACCATCCGCGGCGCTACCTTCCTGCTCAATCCGGCGCGCAAACGATGAAGGCTCGACTTCGCTCGTGGTTAGGTAATCTCCCTCAATCTCGATGCCGGCAAGGGTTCGGTTGACCTCAGTTACAGCGGCCGCCATTGCTGCATTGAAGGTTTCGCCGGAGTCACAAAATAGACGAATGTGCAAAGGGATGTCGCGGTCCGCGCTTTCGTTCTTCAGCTTTTCGAGCGCCCCCAGGACGCGGGCTCTCGTTCGTTCTCGGACGCCGCTGCGGTTGTTAAGGACCCTGTCGACCGTCGCGGGACCGACTCCTGCGAGCTTGGCAATTTCCTGGACTTTGGGGCCTTTCCATGTCCGATTTTGCAGGTGATCGATCACAGCTTTCTCCAGTTTCCGCCTAAAAACTGATGGTAAAAACATCATCTCGGAAGTCATTACTCATCGCAACGCCAAATTTTTGAACGGCTTGCCACTATGTTGTGCGACATCGATCTTCTGATGTATTTCGCATCATAAAATGGCCTCCGTCTTCCTTGTCTGATGTGATTTCAATCCAGATAATCACATCGTTAACGGAGGAGGAACCCCATGAAATTCGGAAATTCGATTCTGCTTTCTGCCTTGATGGCCGCCACCGCACTTGGAGGCATAGCCAATGCGCAGGACGGCGAAAAGCAATATCGCTTCGTCATGGTCTCTCACATCGGATCGAACGATCCGAACATGGGTTGGCTGACGAAGTCGATGGAGGAGTTCGAGAAGAAATATCCGAACGTCAAAACCGAATACATCTCCACCAACAACTATTCGGTCCAGGAACACGTTCGCCTTCTCGAGCAGGCTATCTCGACCCAGCCCGATGGCATCGCCGTGCCGATCGTCAGTTCCGATGCCTTCGAAGGGCCGCTGCGCAAGGCCATCGAAGCCGGCATTCCGGTCGTTGCCTTCAATATTCCGGACGGCCGGCCTGAGGGCGAGCGCATTCCCTACCTGACCTATGTCGGCGGCGACGAATATCTCACGGGCAAGAAGCTCGGCGAATACGCGCTCGAAAAGGCAGAAGCCGGCGAAATCCCGAAACCGACCCATGTCGTCTGCGCAAGCCATGACTCCGCCCACCAGGGTCTCAAGGCTCGTTGTGCCGGGATGAAGGACGCAATGGAGAAGGCCGGCGCGAAGGTTGATGAACTCTTCATCGGCGCCGAACCGGCGACGGCACGCAACACCTTGCAGTCCTTCCTGCAGGCCAACCCGGACACCAACTACATCTTCACGGTTGCTGGCTGGTCTTCACCCTGGGCATGGGGTGTCGCCAATGAGATGAAGCTCGACCCGGATGTCGACGACAAGGGCGTGACTGTCCTGACGGTTGACGAGGGTCCGGTTTCGATCGAGGGCGTGCGCGCCGGGCATGTGCTGGCGACGAACAGCCAGGGCTTCTGGCTGCAGGGCTACGCTCCGATGGAATGGCTCTACTGGAACAAGGAGTTCGGCTACGCGCCGCAGTCGAATATCCTGACCGGTCCCGTGATCATCAACAAGGATAACGCAGACAAGTGGGCCGAACTGGTCCGCGGCGTCTTTGGCGACAAGGCCTACGACGAGCAGAACACCTGGTAAGGGTTCCTCCCGGAGGGGCGGCCGGCTGCGACGAGGAGCGCCGGCTGCCCCGACCCATTTGTGCGCCTGACATCGCACATTGAAACCAGCGAGCAGAGTGTCATGAAACAGCTTGTGCGAAGCCAAGGCTTCGGCGCGATCATCGGCGTCGTCGTCATGCTTGTCGTGTTTTCCCTGATCGACTTTTCCGGCTGGTGGACCGCCCAGACCATCACCAATGTCACGCAGTTCACAGCCATCTTGTCCTTCGTCGCCATGGGCCAGGCCCTTGTCATCATGACGAAGGAAATCGACCTGTCTGTCGGCTCCGTTTACGGGCTGGCTGGCGTTGCCTTCATCACGCTGGAACCGAGTTTCGGTGTGCCCGGATCGCTCGTCATAGCGCTGGTCATGGCTGCCTTCGTCGGCCTTCTTCAGGCGTTTGCCGTGGTGAAGGGGCACTTGCCGTCGATGATCGTGACGCTCGGCGGCCTCTTTGCGGTCCGCGGGATCATCTATGTCTGGACGGGTGGCTCGGTCCACAATTTCTCAGCCGATGCACGCATCCATCCGGTGACCCGTCTGTTCGGCGGCGAACTGTTCGGTGTCGAAGCGGCCATATTCTGGCTTGTCGTGGTCGCCGCCGTTCTCGGTATCGTCCTCTGGGCCACACCCTTCGGAAATCGCCTTCTGGCCACCGGGGGAAGCCGCGAAAGCGCGGAATCGCGCGGCGTTCGCACCGACCGAGTGAAGATCTGGACCTTCGTCCTTTGCTCGCTGCTCGCCGGATTCGCCGGCATCCTGACCCTATGCAACCAGCCGCAAACCCATGTCACGCTCGGCGAAAACATGGAGCTCGAGGCCATTTCTGCCGCGGTCATCGGCGGCTGCCTGCTGACTGGCGGACGCGGCTCGATCATTGGAGCCGTACTCGGAGCTCTCATCGTCGTCAGCTTCCGCTACGAACTCATCGCTCTTGGCGCGCCCTCGTCCTGGTACATCACCTTCGTCGGTGTCGTGCTCATCGTGGCGATCATCTTCAATCAGAAACTGGCCCGTTTCCTCGGACACAGCGTTTGACGCGGGAGGACATCAAAATGGCGAACAGCACCCCCCTCATTCAGGTGAAGAACCTTGATCTCCACTTCGGCGCTTTCCACGCCCTCAAGAACGTCTCGGTGGACTTTCACGCCGGTGAGCTGATTGGCCTGGTCGGCGACAACGGCGCCGGCAAGACAACGCTGATCCGCGTCCTTTGCGGCATTTACGCCCCGACGTCGGGCGGGGTCTTTTTCGATGGCAATAAGGTGGAGAAATTTCACCCGAAGCTTGCGATCGACCAGGGCATCGAGACGATTCAGCAGTCCGTCGGCCTCTGCGACAACCTGTCGATCGCGCGCAATTTCTATCTCGGACGCGAGCCGGTTAAGCGTGTTCTCGGCATCCCCTTCCTCGATATGGGCAAGATGCGAGAGAAGTCTACACGCGTGATCCGGCAATTCGGCTTGCGTGCAAATGTCTCCGCGGACGACGAGGTGGAACGCCTGTCAGGCGGAGAACGTCAGTCCGTGAAGATCGGTCGCGCGGTCGAATTCAAGAACAGGGTCGTCATCATGGACGAGCCGACCAACCATCTGTCGGTACGCGAACGCGAGCACGTCAACGAGCTCGCCGTCCAGCTCAAGGAGCAGGGCCTGCTCGTCATCTACATCACTCACGACATCTTCCAGGTGCACAGGCTCGCCGACCGAATTGTGATCATGGAGAATGGCGAAAAGGTCGCGGACGCAACGACGGATTCCATGACGGCGGAAGAACTCGAAGAGGTAATCCGCCAGGGCGGGCGCGTCGTGGAAAAGCGGGAGGCGGTCTGATGGCTCTCTCCTCCGCCAAACCTCTTATTCGGCGTCACGCGGAGATCGGGATCATCCTGATCGGCGCCGTTCTGATCGTCATCTTCGCCTCAACATCGGACGGTCGGTGGGCCAATCTCTACAATATCGGCACCATCCTGCAGGTGACGGCAACGCTAGGCTTGATGAGCCTCGGCGTCGCTCTGGTGATCGGGACGGGCGAGATCGACATCTCGGTCGGTTCGACTTTCGGCATGGGCGCGCTGGCCTATCTCTGGCTTGCGACCCAGGTTGACCCGTCGATCGCCGCAGTTGCTACGGTGTTGGTCGGCGCCGCGATCGGACTGTTCAACGGCTTGCTGGTCACCCGAACCGGCACGCCATCCCTCATCATCACGCTTGGGACGCTGATGATCTTCCGCGGCATCGCCATCGCTCTGACCGAGGGATTTTCGTTCTCTATTCCCTATGCAGCGCGCAAGGGCTGGACCTACTTCGTCCTCGGCGGCGGTGACTTCCTGGGCTTCAACACCGCGCTCTACTGGCTCATGACGTTGACCGTTATTCTCCTGGTGGCGTTGAAAGCAACGCCTTTCGGCAACCGCCTTCTCGCCGTTGGCGGGTCCGCCGAAAGCGCGCATTCGCGTGGCGTTCGCGTTGATCGCATCAAACTGTCCGCTTTTGTCCTGTGCGGCATGTTGGCGGGTTTCGCTGGCACGCTCGAGGCCGGCAAGCTTGGCTTCGCAGACGGCTCGATGGGGCGCCTGATGGAACTGCAGGCGATTGCCTCGTGCGTGCTTGGCGGCTGCCTGCTCGCCGGCGGCAGGATCTCGCTGCCAGGTGCGCTGATGGGGGCCTTCGTTCTGTCCTCCATCCAATCCTATCTCGTGGTTACGGGCGTCCGTCCACAATGGTTCATCCTCGTCCTTGGTCTCATCGTGGTACTCGCCGCCTACGGCGACCGATCGCTGCGGCAATGGGCGCTTCGCAAGTAAAGGGTTCAAAATGTCTGTCAGAGTAGCGATCATAGGCGCGGGTATCATGGGGGCCGATCACGCCCGCATTGTCGCCGAAGATCTTCCGGGAGCCTCGCTGCAGGTTGTGTGCGACGCCTCGCAGGAGCGTGCGCGCAAGGCGGCCAACGAATACGGCGCAGGTGACGTCTCGGACGATCCGCTTGCCACCATCAGACGCGATGACGTTGATGCCATTCTGATTGCCAGCCCCGACGAAACCCATGCGCCGCTTGCGCTTGCGGCCATCGAGGCTGCAAAGCCCGTGCTTTGCGAGAAGCCACTCTCGCAAAGCTCGAAGGAGTGCCAGGACGTCATCGAGGCGGAAGTGTCCCGCGGCCGGCAGTTCGTCCAACTGGGCTTCATGCGCCGCTTCGATCCGTCCTATCGGGAAATGAAAGCGGCCTTGGACGACGGCTCCCTCGGGGCCGCGATCATGATGCACAATTTCCACCGGAACGTGGAAGCGCCTGCAAACTTCACGGGCCGGATGGCTATCACCAACTCTGCCCCCCACGAGTTCGATGTCGCACGGTTCGTCCTCGGCGCCGATTACAAGGCGATCTCCGTCTTCCAGCCGGCCGGGATAGACGCTTCCAGGACGGGAGCGCCGGTCTTCATGGTCCTGGAGACCGAC from Sinorhizobium garamanticum harbors:
- a CDS encoding tripartite tricarboxylate transporter TctB family protein; amino-acid sequence: MLKIRNGRDFVGGAAMVIVSLLFIWFGRDLDVGNSFQMGPGYFPVMLSLLLIGIGVLIMVQSLVVTVKGEPDAPANWKAYALVILAPVFFGLAISRLGLVPTMFLMIVTVSSASKYADWRHSIALALFMTICSVVLFTRLLSLPVSSFGPWIPFLGN
- a CDS encoding ribonuclease activity regulator RraA: MSDYILSDATRAKLMKVSTASVATALYKRGLRNQFIQNVHPVSWKGVNMVGQAFTLRYIPAREDRNAITVFRNADHPQRVAVETCPAGHVLVMDSRKDPRAASAGSILVTRLAVRGCAGVVSDGGFRDAEGIGELDMPAYHQRPSAPTNLTLHEALDINVPISCGDAPVFPGDVMLGDGDGVMVIPAHLADEIAEECTGMESYEDFVLDQVRAGEPIIGLYPRTKDEYLPKFEAWRKEKAR
- the araD gene encoding L-arabinonate dehydratase; this translates as MTPKKTYEQLRSARWMVPDDQRSFGHRSRTMQMGYDPVDWEGRPIIAILNTWSDAQPCHMHFKDRVEWVKRGVLQAGGFPMELPALSLSENFVKPTTMLYRNLLAMETEELLRSHPVDGAVLMGGCDKTTPALIMGALSMGLPFIFLPAGPMLRGNHAGKYLGSGTDGFKYWDERRAGTISKEEWQGIEGGIARSYGHCMTMGTASTMTAIAEAMGLSLPGASSIPAADASHQRMSTQCGRRVVEMIWEDLTPDKIVTPAAVENAVTVAMATGCSTNAIIHVIAMARRAGIPLELDDLDRIGRTTPVIANIRPSGSNYLMEDFYYAGGLRALMKQLGKKLDSSAITVTGRPLTDGLEAVKVWNEDVIRPLANPVYHEGSLAVLKGNLCPGGAVIKPAACDPKFHRHKGPALVADSYAELKKIIDDPDYPLTPDTVLVLRNAGPQGGPGMPEWGMIPMPKALLKLGLRDMMRISDARMSGTSFGACVLHAAPEAYVGGPLALLRTGDMVQMDIPARSLNMLVSDDELAARRAAWTPPAPRYGRGYGLMFSKHIEQADKGCDFDFLKTDFGPRVDEPAIN
- a CDS encoding dihydrodipicolinate synthase family protein codes for the protein MTENLRTALTGISGILVTPYNDAGEINPGRQKPIVDKAIAAGVHVLVANGNTGEFYALTVEEAEAMVRASAEHIGGRVPLLAGVGRGVRDACRLARTSIAAGAAALMIHQPPDPFSSPRGLADYVKAVADAAEGLPVVLYLRNDAIGIKAVRELCKLPSVVGVKWATPNPLKLAEAIAATDPDIIWVGGLAEVWAPAFYAVGARGFTSGLINVWPERSVAIHAALEAGDYRKANDLITGMRAFEEIRAEELNGTNVTGVKAALAAIGYDCGTTRPPSAWPLTSSQHAALQAFITSNEIRF
- a CDS encoding sugar ABC transporter substrate-binding protein, giving the protein MKFGNSILLSALMAATALGGIANAQDGEKQYRFVMVSHIGSNDPNMGWLTKSMEEFEKKYPNVKTEYISTNNYSVQEHVRLLEQAISTQPDGIAVPIVSSDAFEGPLRKAIEAGIPVVAFNIPDGRPEGERIPYLTYVGGDEYLTGKKLGEYALEKAEAGEIPKPTHVVCASHDSAHQGLKARCAGMKDAMEKAGAKVDELFIGAEPATARNTLQSFLQANPDTNYIFTVAGWSSPWAWGVANEMKLDPDVDDKGVTVLTVDEGPVSIEGVRAGHVLATNSQGFWLQGYAPMEWLYWNKEFGYAPQSNILTGPVIINKDNADKWAELVRGVFGDKAYDEQNTW
- a CDS encoding ABC transporter permease, translated to MALSSAKPLIRRHAEIGIILIGAVLIVIFASTSDGRWANLYNIGTILQVTATLGLMSLGVALVIGTGEIDISVGSTFGMGALAYLWLATQVDPSIAAVATVLVGAAIGLFNGLLVTRTGTPSLIITLGTLMIFRGIAIALTEGFSFSIPYAARKGWTYFVLGGGDFLGFNTALYWLMTLTVILLVALKATPFGNRLLAVGGSAESAHSRGVRVDRIKLSAFVLCGMLAGFAGTLEAGKLGFADGSMGRLMELQAIASCVLGGCLLAGGRISLPGALMGAFVLSSIQSYLVVTGVRPQWFILVLGLIVVLAAYGDRSLRQWALRK
- a CDS encoding LacI family DNA-binding transcriptional regulator, whose product is MTSEMMFLPSVFRRKLEKAVIDHLQNRTWKGPKVQEIAKLAGVGPATVDRVLNNRSGVRERTRARVLGALEKLKNESADRDIPLHIRLFCDSGETFNAAMAAAVTEVNRTLAGIEIEGDYLTTSEVEPSSFARRIEQEGSAADGAVVIAREHPAINRAIRKLRSIEIPVVCLTTDLPSSRRSVYIGNDQYAAGSVAALLIGNALPKERNNILIVMSVAFRCQQEREMGFRRVLRSDFPYLKIEERVISDDRPESTCEQLTRYFEAHGHPAAIYNVAGANRGVAAALEHAGRARDTIFVGHELTNHSRNLLESGVMDYVISHDFSGELATAAKWIRDNVGGVTVEPSYSQILVHTRYNCGL
- a CDS encoding ATP-binding cassette domain-containing protein; its protein translation is MANSTPLIQVKNLDLHFGAFHALKNVSVDFHAGELIGLVGDNGAGKTTLIRVLCGIYAPTSGGVFFDGNKVEKFHPKLAIDQGIETIQQSVGLCDNLSIARNFYLGREPVKRVLGIPFLDMGKMREKSTRVIRQFGLRANVSADDEVERLSGGERQSVKIGRAVEFKNRVVIMDEPTNHLSVREREHVNELAVQLKEQGLLVIYITHDIFQVHRLADRIVIMENGEKVADATTDSMTAEELEEVIRQGGRVVEKREAV
- a CDS encoding ABC transporter permease, which codes for MKQLVRSQGFGAIIGVVVMLVVFSLIDFSGWWTAQTITNVTQFTAILSFVAMGQALVIMTKEIDLSVGSVYGLAGVAFITLEPSFGVPGSLVIALVMAAFVGLLQAFAVVKGHLPSMIVTLGGLFAVRGIIYVWTGGSVHNFSADARIHPVTRLFGGELFGVEAAIFWLVVVAAVLGIVLWATPFGNRLLATGGSRESAESRGVRTDRVKIWTFVLCSLLAGFAGILTLCNQPQTHVTLGENMELEAISAAVIGGCLLTGGRGSIIGAVLGALIVVSFRYELIALGAPSSWYITFVGVVLIVAIIFNQKLARFLGHSV
- a CDS encoding tripartite tricarboxylate transporter permease; the protein is MDIFSNLLLGAATAFQPINLVYAFIGCLLGTAIGVLPGLGPTATIAMLLPITFGLQPESALIMLAGIFYGAQYGGSTTAILINLPGESSSVVTAIDGYQMARRGRAGAALATAALGSFFAGSVATILLAVAAPPLAAVALNFGPAEYFSLMVLGLVASVALASGSLLKAFAMIAFGLLLGSVGTDVESGMPRYIFGIPELYDGLNFVAVSMGIFGICEILRNLENEHERSVGVKKVTGLMLTRDDFRRIRGPVLRGTALGSFLGVLPGGGAMLSSFAAYALEKRISPNRAEFGKGAIEAVAAPESANNAGAQTSFIPMLTLGIPGNPVMALMVGAMIIQGITPGPNVISEEPDLFWGMIVSMWSGNLMLVILNLPLIGLWVRMLTIPYHLLFPAIIGFCCIGAYSINNSVFDVFIMAGFSVVGFALSKLRFEPAPLLLGFILGPMLEENLRRAMLISQGDPTIFVRSPLSLSLLIVAVIVLGLVLSPSISRKRDEAFTE